From a region of the Lactuca sativa cultivar Salinas chromosome 4, Lsat_Salinas_v11, whole genome shotgun sequence genome:
- the LOC111900335 gene encoding cycloartenol-C-24-methyltransferase, whose translation MSKAGAFDLASGLGGKIEKDDVLSAVDKYEKYHASFGGVEEDRKANYTDMVNKYYDLVTSFYEYGWGESFHFAQRWKGESLRESIKRHEHFLALQLGLKPGQKVLDVGCGIGGPLREIARFSSTSVMGINNNEYQISRGKALNRVAGVDKTCDFTKADFMKMPFPDNSFDAVYAIEATCHAPDAVGCYKEIYRVLKPGQSFSAYEWCMTDAFDPNNQEHQKIKAEIEIGDGLPDIRSTRQCLAALKEAGFEVIWEQDLAKDSPVPWFLPLDTSHFSLSSFRLTAAGRFITKNMVMALEYVGLAPKGSQRVQSFLEKAAEGLVAGGKKEIFTPMYFFLAKKPE comes from the exons ATGTCGAAAGCTGGAGCATTTGATCTTGCATCGGGACTCGGTGGCAAAATTGAGAAAGATGACGTCCTTTCCGCCGTCGATAA GTATGAGAAGTATCATGCAAGTTTTGGAGGTGTGGAAGAAGACAGAAAGGCTAATTACACTGATATG GTTAACAAATATTATGATCTTGTCACAAGCTTCTACGAATATGGTTGGGGAGAATCATTCCATTTTGCCCAAAG ATGGAAAGGAGAATCACTTAGAGAGAGCATCAAGAGACATGAACATTTTCTTGCATTACAGCTAGGCTTGAAGCCTGGACAAAAGGTGTTGGATGTAGGATGTGGAATTGGTGGACCATTGAGggaaattgctagatttag CTCAACATCTGTTATGGGCATAAACAACAATGAATATCAGATATCAAGAGGAAAG GCATTGAACCGTGTTGCAGGAGTAGACAAGACATGTGACTTTACAAAG GCTGACTTCATGAAGATGCCATTTCCTGATAACAGTTTTGATGCAGTTTATGCAATTGAGGCTACTTGTCATGCTCCAGATGCG GTGGGATGCTACAAAGAGATCTATAGAGTTTTAAAGCCTGGTCAATCATTTTCTGCATATGAATGGTGCATGACTGATGCATTTGACCCAAAtaaccaagaacaccaaaaaatcAAG GCTGAAATTGAGATTGGTGATGGGCTTCCAGATATAAGGTCAACAAGACAATGTCTTGCAGCTTTAAAAGAAGCAGGTTTTGAG GTTATATGGGAGCAAGATCTTGCAAAAGATTCACCTGTTCCTTGGTTCTTGCCTTTGGATACGAGTCATTTCTCTCTTAGTAGTTTTCGTTTAACTGCTGCTGGACGTTTTATTACAAAGAATATG GTGATGGCACTTGAATATGTGGGACTTGCTCCTAAAGGAAGCCAAAGGGTTCAATCCTTTTTAGAGAAAGCTGCAGAAGGGCTTGTTGCTGGTGGAAA GAAGGAGATTTTTACACCAATGTATTTCTTCTTGGCTAAAAAGCCTGAATAG